One stretch of Schlesneria sp. DSM 10557 DNA includes these proteins:
- a CDS encoding DUF1559 domain-containing protein — protein sequence MGPTSSFSRNGRAAKSLLTNRRPPINRQRGIPRGFTLIELLVVIAIIAVLIALLLPAVQQAREAARRTQCKNNLKQIGLALHNYHDNFSTLPPGWIGVTGTTPDVFGMNGWGWASKILPQIDQGPLYNSINFSAKMESPANAIARISPISAFRCASDTAPGSVWKIQDESATDLAELAVANYIGVFGTSEIDHCADHPNTPCMGEGAFFQNSRVQIRDFTDGLSNTLIVGERRTRRDNGYSWTSTWAGVVANGDDAITRVLGSSDHTPNNPANHIDDFSSYHVGGAHFVLGDGSVRFISANMDHGLYQNLTTRAAGDLVGEF from the coding sequence ATGGGACCCACGTCATCTTTCTCCAGGAATGGTCGCGCTGCGAAATCCCTCCTCACGAACCGACGTCCACCGATCAATCGACAGCGCGGAATCCCCCGCGGTTTTACGCTGATCGAACTACTGGTCGTCATTGCGATTATCGCGGTACTGATCGCTCTATTGCTGCCCGCAGTACAGCAGGCGCGCGAAGCGGCTCGCAGGACGCAGTGCAAGAACAATCTGAAGCAGATTGGACTCGCTCTGCACAATTACCACGATAATTTTTCTACGCTGCCACCCGGCTGGATCGGTGTGACTGGAACCACTCCCGATGTCTTCGGGATGAACGGTTGGGGCTGGGCCTCGAAGATTCTTCCCCAGATCGATCAGGGACCGCTCTATAACAGCATCAACTTCAGTGCCAAGATGGAGTCACCCGCGAACGCGATTGCCCGTATCAGTCCCATCTCGGCGTTTCGGTGTGCATCCGATACGGCGCCCGGGTCTGTCTGGAAGATTCAAGATGAATCCGCCACGGATCTCGCCGAACTGGCGGTGGCGAACTACATCGGCGTGTTTGGGACCAGTGAGATTGACCATTGCGCCGATCACCCCAACACCCCCTGCATGGGTGAGGGGGCCTTTTTCCAGAATAGTCGCGTCCAGATTCGTGATTTCACCGACGGGCTGAGCAACACATTGATTGTGGGGGAACGAAGAACTCGCCGGGACAACGGCTATAGCTGGACCTCGACCTGGGCCGGGGTGGTCGCCAATGGTGACGACGCGATCACCCGCGTCCTGGGAAGCAGTGATCACACACCGAACAATCCGGCCAACCACATCGACGATTTCAGCAGTTACCACGTCGGGGGAGCTCACTTTGTACTGGGGGACGGCTCGGTCCGGTTCATCAGTGCGAATATGGACCACGGCCTCTACCAGAATCTGACGACGCGAGCTGCGGGTGATCTGGTGGGCGAATTCTAA
- a CDS encoding PQQ-binding-like beta-propeller repeat protein — protein sequence MKAVRLLTILAAMALCGDSSPVAAQEWTRFRGPNGTGESEATTTPATWTSEDYNWNVKLPGLGHSSPVVWGNQVFLLSADPETATRYVLSYDATLGTELWNRSFESTPHHLHKQSSYASSTPAVDANRVYVAWSDPASVTLMALSHQGEILWKSDLGRWYSQHGFGTSPMLVDDLVVLSNSQEAKDGPNPAEEPQSFMMAFDAATGEERWRIPRNPVNTSYAVPALFEPKNRPRQIVSMSTGDGMFGLDPRTGIEIWFNKCFDKRTVSSPLVIGDMIFGGTGSGGGGSYVVALRSDGTDASLAYKFDAQAPYVPTVVARGDLLFLVSDGGVASCIDLKTAKVHWRQRIGGNYNSSPVRAHDKLYCLSQDGEVVVLAAEKEFAELGRVSLGEGSRATPAIANGTLFLRTFSHLMSVGGSHGKRGER from the coding sequence ATGAAGGCTGTGCGACTACTGACCATCCTGGCGGCAATGGCACTTTGTGGCGACTCGTCCCCCGTGGCGGCACAGGAATGGACGCGGTTTCGAGGGCCGAATGGCACCGGAGAGAGTGAGGCGACGACGACTCCCGCGACATGGACGTCCGAAGACTACAACTGGAACGTCAAGTTGCCCGGACTGGGGCACTCCTCCCCCGTGGTCTGGGGAAATCAGGTGTTTCTGTTGAGTGCAGATCCCGAAACGGCAACCCGTTATGTTTTGAGCTACGACGCAACGCTTGGAACGGAGCTTTGGAATCGTTCGTTCGAATCGACGCCCCACCACCTGCATAAGCAAAGCAGTTACGCATCGAGCACTCCTGCAGTGGACGCCAATCGTGTGTATGTCGCGTGGTCAGATCCTGCCAGCGTGACATTGATGGCGTTATCGCATCAGGGAGAGATTCTCTGGAAAAGTGATCTGGGACGATGGTACAGCCAGCATGGGTTCGGTACTTCGCCGATGCTGGTCGACGATCTTGTCGTGCTCTCAAACTCGCAAGAGGCCAAGGATGGTCCCAATCCGGCGGAGGAACCGCAGAGTTTCATGATGGCGTTTGACGCCGCGACCGGGGAAGAACGGTGGCGCATCCCCCGTAATCCGGTGAACACAAGTTATGCCGTACCAGCCTTGTTCGAACCCAAGAACCGACCACGGCAAATCGTCTCCATGAGTACGGGTGACGGAATGTTTGGGCTGGATCCGCGCACGGGAATAGAAATTTGGTTCAACAAGTGCTTTGATAAGCGGACCGTCAGTTCGCCACTCGTGATTGGCGACATGATCTTCGGCGGAACGGGTTCGGGCGGCGGAGGCAGTTACGTGGTCGCTTTGCGTAGCGATGGGACCGACGCGTCCCTGGCGTACAAATTCGACGCGCAGGCCCCTTATGTTCCCACGGTTGTCGCTCGGGGTGACCTGTTGTTTCTAGTTTCCGACGGGGGAGTTGCGAGCTGTATTGATCTCAAGACGGCGAAGGTTCACTGGCGACAGCGGATTGGTGGCAACTACAACAGTTCGCCCGTCCGCGCGCATGACAAGCTGTATTGTCTCAGTCAGGATGGCGAGGTCGTCGTTCTGGCTGCGGAAAAGGAGTTCGCTGAACTCGGCCGAGTTTCGCTTGGTGAAGGTTCACGAGCCACACCGGCGATTGCCAACGGCACGCTGTTCCTGAGAACGTTCTCGCACCTGATGTCCGTCGGCGGTTCCCATGGAAAACGGGGCGAACGCTGA
- a CDS encoding GTP-binding protein, which translates to MSKSVRFIMVGGFLGAGKTTTLSRLAGHYTSKGLNIGIVTNDQAADLVDTKSLRSQGFDVGEVAGACFCCRFDDLITTIDSLGIEKAPDVILAEPVGSCTDLVATVIQPIKQLYQSRFQIAPYGVILKPSQGRKILKNEPGTGFSPKAAYILQKQLEEADVILINRVDELSPAELAELHSLLEAQFPNTPRLAVSAKSGAGFDAYLEFLDQVGDFGRRILDIDYDTYAEGEAELGWLNSSVQITSPSEFLLDQFLLKVIGDIKTRLVEQGFEIAHLKVIGLSAAAFGVANLVTRDLAPELSLPSHASTRQIDLVLNARVACDPDLLGKLSEESIRKICTETGTTPVFGKAQMFRPGRPQPTHRVAASASK; encoded by the coding sequence ATGTCAAAGTCGGTTCGATTCATCATGGTCGGTGGGTTTCTGGGGGCAGGGAAGACGACAACACTTTCGCGACTGGCTGGTCACTATACTTCCAAGGGATTGAATATCGGGATCGTGACCAACGATCAGGCCGCCGACCTGGTCGATACGAAATCCCTTCGTTCGCAGGGTTTCGATGTCGGCGAAGTGGCGGGCGCCTGCTTCTGCTGCCGATTTGACGACCTGATCACGACGATTGATTCACTGGGAATCGAGAAGGCTCCCGATGTGATCCTGGCTGAACCGGTCGGCAGTTGTACAGACCTCGTTGCCACCGTCATCCAGCCCATCAAACAGCTTTATCAGTCGCGGTTTCAAATCGCTCCTTACGGCGTCATTCTGAAACCAAGCCAGGGGCGGAAGATTCTCAAGAACGAACCGGGAACCGGATTCTCTCCGAAAGCCGCCTACATCCTGCAAAAGCAACTGGAAGAGGCCGATGTGATTCTCATTAATCGCGTCGATGAACTTTCGCCAGCAGAGTTGGCGGAACTCCACTCGCTGCTGGAAGCGCAGTTCCCGAACACACCCCGACTTGCCGTCTCCGCGAAGTCTGGTGCGGGATTCGATGCCTATCTCGAATTCCTCGATCAGGTGGGTGACTTTGGTCGACGAATTCTCGACATCGACTACGACACCTACGCTGAAGGGGAAGCGGAACTTGGCTGGCTGAACAGTAGCGTGCAGATCACCAGCCCGAGCGAGTTCTTACTCGATCAATTTCTCTTGAAAGTGATTGGCGACATCAAAACCCGCCTCGTCGAGCAGGGGTTTGAAATCGCGCACCTGAAAGTCATCGGGCTGAGCGCCGCGGCATTCGGAGTGGCGAACCTTGTCACTCGTGATCTGGCTCCCGAACTGTCTCTCCCCTCACACGCCTCAACGCGGCAGATCGATCTGGTCCTCAACGCACGGGTGGCCTGCGACCCGGATCTGCTTGGCAAGTTGAGCGAAGAATCAATTCGAAAGATCTGTACCGAGACCGGGACAACTCCTGTCTTCGGGAAAGCTCAGATGTTCCGGCCAGGCCGTCCACAGCCGACCCATCGGGTTGCTGCGTCGGCCTCCAAATAG
- a CDS encoding PQQ-binding-like beta-propeller repeat protein produces MNRPFPMLVSVLCWMACAAVSTAVGAEQTPPATPPWSGFLTGISSNPVNPEQLPLTWTPETVTWKASLQGDGQSSPVIWENSAYVTSVDGPNKETYYVSRIDLADGSIRWSKAIPSTDPVESTYLVSRAAPTPVCDATNVYVFFESGDLIALTHDGKEVWKRSLSVDYGRFDNKFGLAASPVQDESSLYILIDHAGPSYILAINKNDGSTRWRTPRESRRSWSSPFLAHIDGQPQIVCSSVGSVDGYDPASGQQLWSYEDVGGNSSATPIVFNGNQVLLGASARSSEGTSEKGERTNLLGRIVRDNDGWKFNVQWVADKARGSFSSPVCSQQRAYWINSSGVIFCLDLASGRELFSRRLSCGACWATPIPVGDRIYVFGKDGITTVLQAADEYIELAAVNRLWPSPEEAEKKPDAPSIQGEQDPNRRRAMQNAAGPIQYGAVVIPQGVVIRSGNALYCVKSVSAPQ; encoded by the coding sequence ATGAATCGTCCGTTCCCGATGCTTGTGAGCGTGTTGTGCTGGATGGCCTGTGCTGCTGTTTCTACCGCGGTAGGGGCGGAACAGACGCCGCCTGCAACGCCCCCATGGAGCGGATTTCTGACGGGAATCTCCAGCAACCCGGTCAATCCCGAGCAATTGCCACTGACGTGGACGCCTGAAACGGTGACGTGGAAAGCCTCGCTTCAGGGGGACGGGCAATCAAGTCCCGTGATTTGGGAAAATTCTGCCTATGTGACTTCGGTTGATGGACCGAATAAAGAAACATACTACGTTTCTCGAATTGATCTGGCGGATGGCTCGATCCGCTGGAGCAAAGCAATTCCATCGACCGATCCCGTCGAGAGCACGTATCTCGTCAGCCGGGCCGCCCCGACTCCCGTCTGTGACGCGACGAATGTCTACGTCTTCTTTGAGAGTGGCGATCTGATTGCGCTGACTCACGATGGCAAGGAAGTCTGGAAGCGGTCACTGTCGGTCGATTACGGTCGCTTCGACAACAAGTTCGGGCTGGCTGCATCGCCGGTTCAGGATGAAAGCTCGCTTTACATTCTGATTGATCATGCCGGACCATCATACATCCTGGCGATCAATAAGAACGATGGCTCGACGCGCTGGAGGACCCCACGCGAGAGTCGCAGAAGCTGGAGTTCACCGTTTCTGGCCCATATTGATGGTCAGCCCCAGATCGTGTGCAGTTCGGTTGGCAGTGTCGATGGATATGACCCCGCTTCGGGGCAGCAGCTTTGGTCTTACGAAGATGTCGGCGGAAATTCGTCCGCGACCCCGATCGTCTTCAATGGAAATCAGGTGCTGCTCGGTGCATCCGCGCGTTCCTCCGAAGGAACATCAGAAAAGGGTGAGCGGACCAACCTGCTGGGGAGGATCGTCCGTGACAATGACGGCTGGAAGTTCAATGTCCAGTGGGTTGCAGACAAGGCACGAGGCTCGTTCAGTTCACCCGTTTGTTCGCAGCAGCGGGCCTACTGGATCAATTCGTCAGGGGTCATCTTCTGCCTGGATCTGGCGAGCGGCAGGGAGCTCTTCTCTCGCCGTCTTTCGTGCGGAGCATGCTGGGCGACACCCATTCCGGTCGGCGACCGAATCTATGTTTTCGGCAAGGACGGAATTACGACCGTGCTGCAGGCTGCGGACGAATACATCGAACTCGCCGCGGTCAATCGACTCTGGCCATCCCCCGAAGAGGCAGAAAAAAAGCCGGATGCTCCCTCGATCCAGGGGGAACAGGACCCGAACCGTAGAAGGGCCATGCAGAACGCTGCCGGCCCGATTCAGTATGGCGCGGTCGTCATTCCCCAGGGTGTGGTCATTCGATCCGGAAATGCGCTCTACTGCGTGAAGAGCGTTA
- the crcB gene encoding fluoride efflux transporter CrcB: MSKLSLIFVAGGLGALARFGLGNLIHRWYEGPFPLGTFIINVLGCLMFGFVWSLAEGRSLISVEHRAIILTGFMGAFTTFSTFAFETDGLIRDTEWLMAAGNIVGQVVLGLIAVTVGMAAGRLL; encoded by the coding sequence ATGTCGAAATTGAGTCTGATTTTTGTCGCCGGTGGGTTAGGAGCTCTCGCACGATTCGGACTCGGCAATCTCATCCATCGGTGGTACGAGGGCCCGTTCCCGCTGGGAACGTTCATCATTAATGTCCTCGGTTGTCTGATGTTCGGCTTCGTCTGGTCCCTGGCGGAAGGCCGGTCGCTCATCAGCGTGGAACACCGAGCAATCATTCTGACCGGATTCATGGGTGCCTTCACCACATTCTCGACCTTCGCTTTTGAAACCGACGGGCTGATCCGGGACACAGAATGGCTGATGGCCGCCGGTAACATCGTCGGACAGGTCGTGCTCGGTCTGATTGCCGTCACCGTCGGCATGGCAGCAGGTCGGCTGCTCTGA